The sequence ATGCGTACATAAATTTGCCCTGGTACGCTAAAAAATATTTACAACACAAGAAAAAGTATTGAAACTTGTCATGGTTCTATAATTTGAGTTGCCATCACAACGAAATTTTAGTTACCATGGAAACACATTTTTTTATTTTGCTATGAGAATGATTCAAAATTGAAAATGttaaaaaaatggaaaggaaattgCCATGATGGAGACAATAAAAATGCCATGACATTAAAAGTAGAATGCCATGATAAAAATATTAAAATTTCCATGATGTGTATTTTCTTTATCAACAAATGTCACGATTCAATAATTAAAAATGCCATGCCATTAAAATGTTATAGATAAAAAATGTCATGCTCTTAGtaataaaaatgccatgctctTAATAAAACATTATCATGATTCAAAAATTAAAATTTCCATACTGTGTATTTTCTTTGTCAAAATAAAAAACCACACAAAATATATTGTAGTGATTCAAAATTAAAATTGCCATTAAAAATAGATTTATCATCCTACAAAAAATATGTCATGCTCTTAATAAAAAATGCCATGGCAATTTACAAAAATATGCCATGGTTTTCACAACACTTTCGCTTACTTTTGCCGTAGACTATAAATAAAATTTGAAACATGACAAAACTTTGGCAAGAACTATCTATAAAATATGGCAAAACAATATAAAAATCGCCATGTTTTTGAAGAACACATAAAACTTTGTTATCATACTACATCATACCAGGTATGACAGCAAACACACATTGTATCATGCAACATTTATAAAATCTAGTGAAAAAAGCCTCTAAGCATCAAATTAACCATGGTAGTTAGTGTAGTTGATTCGAACATAAGGGACAAATAGGTGTAGAAGTTATGCACGGACAGGAGCATGCATTTCACTTACTTAATGTATAAAAGTGCATCAACAAGACAATTCCAACCGAAAAAGTAGACAAATAAACAGAGTAGATCATAAAATTGCCATGACATCAAATTTTTGCCATGGCAAGAAGCATCAAACAATTGCCGAGCGCCATGGTAGTTTCATCTAATTAGGCCATGGGCACTTTTATTGTAGGTGCCGTGGCACTTTTATTGCAGGTGTCATGTCACTTTTCGTTGGTGAGATGGTAGTTTTTTTTCGTTCGCCATTTCTCTATAGGTCatggaaaaaacagaaaaaaaatctctATATTAAAAAGGACATGTAGGTTTGGAAAAACTAGAATAATCAATACATATGAATTACAAAATTACTACCGTCCTTGTTGTGATTTAAGTTTCCACAAATCAAAAGAGAAAATGCATTTGAGATGGtgatgagccacaagtatagggaatcaatcgtagtgctttcaataagtaagagtgtcgaatccaacgaagagcagaagaaaatgacaaacaattttcagcaagataatgtatgcaagcactaaaattatcgtaacagatagtttgatagcaacaagtagcaattgtaacaaaggtgcaacaaggtatcccaatcctttttatagcaaaggacaggcTAGAGCAGTCTCTtttaataagcaaagtgttcttgaggacacTCGAgaatttcatcatgtttgtttgattcgtgctcgttactttggtaatttgatatgtgggtggatcggtgcttgggtgttgttcttacttgaataagcctaccacttatgattaacccctctcacaagcatctgcaactatgaaagaagaattacgATATAtttaaccataacatgaaacatatggatccaaatcaaccccttacggaatagcacataaactagggtttaactttctgtcactctagcaacctgtcatctaattactactccacaatgcatttcaaacatggtgaagtctcatgtagtcgacattcacataacaccactaagggaaaccCAGAGTAAACCGTCTTCACGATAGCTCAATTATCAACTATATATTTGGTTAGACTCAATTTGTGGTTGCTAAACTGCGATGGGTTCGCCAACAAAAAATAAACTATGACGTGCTGTTCCTATTTCATAATTTAATGTAAGAAAATAGCCATAAAAATAGGTAAAGGCGGGTCAAACAATAAAAGAAGGGAATGGGTAGGGAAATggtatctataatacctaaatagagAATGCACCAAATGCCAAATGCATGCTTAATTATATAAGGCATGTATGAACTTAATCAATTAATTCTCAACAAGTGTATTACCGGTCGTTTTTGAAGTGCCAGATAGACATCTAAACTTCTAAGTTAGGATTAATTGCGACACTATTAATTAGTTGTCCCCTCCCCCTCCACCCACCAACACACGCATGCACAGTCCAAGTGCTCTACCTCTTTTGGATTagtttgaattgcttaccacataTGTCACGTGGTCAAGTGCTCTACCTCTTTATTAGTCATGCATGCGCGTGTGAGAGGCTTAGGGGAGTTCGAAGGATTAACATTACTCCTGACGTGCCTTAGTAAAGTAGAATCGGCAGGCCGACCCTTTAAACTCGACCAAAGGGGGTAGTACAAAGTTATTTGGGTTAATATTAGCTCGTATCTAACTTATGTTGCAGCGAACTACACATAACTTAGATGGTTATAAGTTCCAAATGGTAAAATCAACGCACCGGGGTTCATTAAGAGATGACATTACCGTCAACTATGGGTGGCGACTTTGTTAAGGTCGAGATTTGCTGATTTAGTCTCTCGGAAGTCTTTTATGAAAAGAAATGTTCTTGTGCATCCCCGACGATGATTGTATGTTTGTGTTCAAGCGCTTGCGTTATACCaagtttttctgaaaaaaaaacatgATGCCCCTTCTATCGGATACATTGCGGGTCCCATTTGTCAGCCAAACAGAGTCGTCAAATTCAGTGGAAGCCAACATAGTAGAGAGTCCTGCAAGAAAAAACATACTAGAGTCCACGCGCGGTCGCTGCAGTTTGCAGTTGGAGGCCGAGCCGGAGACGAAACCTCGTCCAGTCCGCCTTCCCATCGCAAGTCCGCACGCAACAAGAAACAAACTACTCCGCTTCCAATCTGGGCCGTCCAGTCCCCTCCGCAACTTCTTAAACCCCGGCGAGCCCAACCGAACCCCACCCCGGACCCAAACAAACAACCCTAGCCTTCCGCGTCGCCCACGCGCGCCTCGCCTCCGCCGCTTTTCTCTCCGCCCCGGAAACAGACTCGCCGCCTCCTATCCCATTgccgtcctcctcgccggccgATGGCGCTGGAGACGCGGAAGCTCTACGTCGGCGGCCTCCCGCCGTCGGCGCAGCAGGAAGAACTCCAGGAGCACTTCAGCCGCTACGGCGAGGTGCTGCGCGTCCGTGTCGTCCGCGACTGGGAGACGGGCCAGTGCCGCGGCTTCGCGTTCGTCGAGTTTGCCGACGACGAGGGCCCGCGCGCCGCGCTTcaggagaaggagaaggacaaCCATGTCTTCGGCGACCGCACGGTGAGGCACTCTCTCTTCTTGTTTGCAAACCCCCCGATTAAATCTGTGGTAGCGATTGCTGTAGGCGTGTCTTAGGGCTTTGCGATTGAATGTGGCCTGCTTACCATCAGGTTTAATTGTGAAATAAAGGCGTTGCTGTCTTTTTTAATTTTCTATTAAAGATTATTGATTGTGTCGATAATCTACAACTGAGCTGCTTGAATTCCTTACACTGGAGTAAGATACATCACAGATTCAGATGTTCTTAGAGAATTTTGCAACTTCCATGTACTGTCTTAAGGTAGAAATATTGCTAGATGCTTGTACTGTACAAAGAAATACGTTTCTTGTCGTATATTTATTTAGTTTAATGTTAGCTTCTTCAGATCTTCTGAGATGTTTTTATTGTATTTTCTACAAAAGGTTCCACTGATTTTTTTCTTCTAGTCTGgtctgttttttgttttgttttgtttctacctCAGATATCTGAACTATGTGTTTGATTGCCTATTTGGGTAGGTGGATGTTAAACGAGCTCGGACCAGGCCAATGCGATACCAAAATGAGCAATCATTCTACCAATACGCTTTAAATCAGAGCCCAATTCAGAGCCCAATTCAGAGCCCAGTTCACAACCAGTGGTACACTCAGTCTTCTAGTAACAACTCATATGCTGGTAATGGTCATAGAACTTGTGATCCAAACAAGGTCTTTGTTGGTGGGCTACGAGGTAATGTTACCAAGGAGCACCTCCAGAGCTATTTTGAGAAGTTTGGTAGAATAACAGATGTTGTTGTGATACGTGAGGGGGCTAGTCAGAGATCAAGAGGCTTTGGTTTCATTACATTTGATTCAGAGGAGGCTATGGTAAATGTCTTGGAGAGTAAATTCCATGACTTGAACGGTACAAAGGTTGAAACTAAGAGAGCTATTCCCAAGGGTCATAGCTACTACCAGGATAGGCTACAATATAATCCTATGATATGGAATGGCAACAATCCTCCCATTGGCTTTGCTGGAGCATACCCACCTCACATGCAGCATATTGTTAATAATCATTATGTGATGCCTATGCCACAATACATGTGCTTACCAGAGTATGTCTACATGATGAATGGAGGAGTCCCCTTGACAAGGCAAGGTTCACTCAATACAGGCTACGGAACACAAATTGGATATGGTTATGATCATGTGAATACAAATCGTTTTGGTGCTCAACTTGGGGAAGCTAAAAGTGATAACAAATTGATTGAAGACATAACAGAGCAACAAGTGGACCTACCAGCTACCAGGCAAGAAACTTTGGGCATGGAGTAAGAATCTGAACTTTTGTTTCATATTGTTCCGGACGAGTCTTTGAATTACTGTAATTGACATGTTTTGATATTAAATAATCAATCTGTCAGTTTCTGTTACATTATCTGTTATTTTAATTCTTGCACCTATAGCCAAGTATTTTTTAGTAGTAAATTATGCACAAAAGAAATTTAGTAAATTATAAGGTATGCCCAAAAGAGTTTTAGATTTTAGTAGTAAGTGCAAACGAAGTAACCATTAAACATTGATGAAACACTTGCTGAAGGCTTGACCTATTTATATCAAGTTATTATTTCCCGTATTCATTTTCTAACCTATACAAGGTATATCCGAATGGAATGAATGTTTTTTATATCGTACTAATCTGAACTTCTATAGATGTGATAACCATTATCTCTTACCCAAATCTTTTCTCACTGGTTAATCAATAATATTAACAACTTGGTAACATACTTGTTATGCATCATTTGGTCTTCTCTTATCTTTTTAACTGCTTGATCCAACAGTCAATTTGTATAGTGATCCTGTGTAATTAATAGTCTTGATTTTGTTTGATTGAGAGAGACCTGGCTGCATCACAATTTCCAGGAGCGGAGCTCATGGCACAACACACTAAAAAACATCAACAAGTATTCGATAATATTAGCCGAGCCATTTGTTTAGAAATAAAAGCCCAGATTGCCATTTGTTTATAAGTTTGTATTTATACTGATGCTGAGATAAATATTTGCTAATTCAATAACAGAAATCCATGCTAAGGAATGATAATAGCTACTCATAATTGTAGGCATCCTTTGGTGAACTAATATACTGATAATGACACCGTGTTGCCGTTTATTGAAAACTGCTATACTTTGCAGCTATGTGCCTTATACGTGCACACTGTCTAGCAAGATATCATTCATGAATACTATCAATTGTAGATTTAAATTTTGGCTGGTGATGGTTGGGTCCTATAAGGATGGATGCCATAGCAATGAATCTGATTATTATTTTGTCAATCAATTTTCCTGTGACCATGAATCTGAATTATGAGAAAAGCGGGGCACACTTGTCTGTTGTCAATAGTCTTTGTTGCTTTGATTATTTTCTGTCTTCTATGCAAAAATACGTTTGCTTAATCAATGCTATCTAGTATTTTGAAATTCCAAGTACTTGTCCCCAGGATCTGCTTTCCTTATTTGTATCCAGTTTGTCGTGTTTCACTCAAATAGTAATGTTTAATACTTATACATATCCTATCAGCTTTCTGGTGGTAATAATAGTATTTATCTAATTTACATGTGCAGTGACCAGGCTACTGTTACAACATTGTAACGATGGACAGCAACTTGTTATCTGGGAACTCGGCAACTGTGAAGAACTTGAGATGAAATTCTTTGGTGACAATACATGTGTGGAAATCCTGCGTTACTTTGGACCTTGTGTACATTGCAACCGGCAATAGACCCTCCCGCACCATGTTTAAACTCTATGTTACTGCTGTTCCATTTTTTTTGGTGACGAACCTGTTCTGAAATTGGTCTGGGTTACACATGTTACCTGTGCGTGGTTATCTGCTGAAGTTTCATGTATGGTTATTTTGTTACGGTTTCTTTAGCTAGTTGTTTATGAGCTTCTTGCGCTGAGTGGTGACATCTGACCTTTTAGTCAGATGCGTAGACAATATCTGAGTGATATCAGTTCAGGTCGGATTGGGAGAGTAATGTTTCAGTATACTAGGACTCTGGGAGTGGATGTAAggtccagttcttttggcggctgcTCACGAAGTTGCCCCACCTCTAGCTTCCTTTTACTAAAAAAAATCGGTTTCTGAACTAGTTAGAGATAACTAGCTTAGAAGCCCCAAGCAATTAAGGGAACTTCTTATGAGAGAAGCTAGGTAGGGAATGGCTTATGGGAGAAGCCAAAGAGCTGGGTCTAAATGGGAAATCTGTAGTTAGATCTGCTATTCATATACCTACTTATCGTTCAGGGTTTGACAACTTTCATTGGCAAAAAGAAGAGGATGTTGTAACTTGTTCATCTCAAGCCACCGACTCAATTCAATCGCGCTGCCCATCCAGCCCGATCCCCTATCTTCCTCTCCTCATGTTCAGCGTTTCCAACACCTCAGCATTGGctgcctcgtcttcctcctcgcccttGCATTTTTACAGCAGAAAAAATTCTCACATTCCTGAACGGTAACTCGAAATTCAGGTACTGCTCAATTTCAGCACCTAGAAGTCCTCTAATTACCAATCGCGCAAGCACTCTAGTACCAGAGCTGAGGCCACATATGAAAGCAGAAGAACTGTCTGATTGATAATGCGCGGTTTTCTTTTTTCAAAATTCATGTACTATACTGTAATTCAGAACAAAGCATCATGCTTGGTAGTCCTCAAACTACTGGACTGCAACTCTGCAAGCATTGCACTAGCACACTGCACACCTATGTAAGCCGCAATGCTCATTCAGTATGAACAAGAACGACTCAAAGTTCAGGTATGCACGAACTCCAGAAAACGAAGGGACTAAGGAGGCATGCAAGTGGTGAAAACACTATCCGTAACCATTGCACTACGATCCGTTTGGCAGTTCAATATGTGCAGATCCTCAGTCGATTACTATTTGTTAATCCTTCCCGGCGCTCGACGACCCAGCTTCACGACAGCCTCGCCGGCCACTGTCCCTGTTGTTGGCTTCGTCCACCCAGATCTTCTCTCTGTGAACCAGCGCTGGTACGGACAAATCCTGCCCGGTCGGTTCCTGCCGGCTGCCCATCTCGCTCATTTTTTTTTTGTTGTTGAGAAAAAACAACCTCGCACATTTCATTCAGATCCGGGGACGGGTGCAGAACCATGGCCCAGAAGCGGCACAAGCCCAGCTAAGCTTGCCCCTCCTCTGAAGCACAGGGGAGCTCCTagtcggcgccttaagcgccggcTAGGAGAACCGGCGCCCACGCGCGTGACAagttgggccggcccacgaaacGCGACGTACGCAGAAAACCCAAACCTAGCCCAATCTAAGCCTGGAGCGAACGCGGTAATTGAAAAACAAAAACGACCGCAATGAGACTCGAACTCCAAACCTAGCGCTGCATACTCCCGAAGCTGGCCAGCTGGGATACTAATTGTGTACGTCCTAAAAACAGCGTTTCCTTTTAAGTACCAACCCAAATGGTAGATCCGGGGATTTTCAACATTTTTCGTTAATTCTTGGAAAAAATGAAAATCTAAAATATGCGAACAAATATTTCGAAAATCATACGCAAATTTCGAATATTCCTTTTCTTTTAAACGTGAACTATGTTTTTTAAAaactgaacaaatttcaaaatttgaaatACTTTTTTTGTACTGTGAACAGTTTTTAGAAAGCAAATTtagaatacacattgaacattttcttagtatcgggtgaacattattcaaagaaacagtgaacatttttataaaatatgctaaactttttttgaatacatgctgaacaaaatttctatacacgatgaatatttttatacacactgaacattttttcaatatatggtgaacaatattcaaatacacatagaattttttttaaatacgaTGAACTTCTTTTGAGTGCATGCTGAACAAAATTtatatacatgatgaacatttttttatacacactgaacattttttcaatgtatggtgaacatttttcttcaataCGGTGAACAAAAATTTAAAATTCAGAACTATTTATGAAACGTGAACAAAATtcgaaaacatgaacaaaatttggaatttcggaaaacattttatgaaaatattttggatattgaaaatagttcatccaattcgaaaatagttcatccaatttaaaaaagttcactggttttcaaaaaaagttcattgaatttgaaaaaaagttaatcgattttggaaaaagttcatggaatttggtgagaaaagttcatcaattttgcaaaaagttcaccgaatatgaaaaaagttcattgattttgaagaaAACTTCATTGAATTTGAAAGACAGTTCttaaaattgaaaaaaagttcgtcgattTTCAAAAagacagaaaaaggaaaaagaaaaagaaaaggcaaaaagaaagaacaagagaaaagaaaaagaaaaaaacgtgAGAAGTAAAGAGGAAAGAGGAATTGGATAGTCATGGAAGGTGGCTTGGCTTTGTTGGTTAGCGTGTTCTATAAAGAACCAAGTGGCGCGGGTTCGATTCCCCGTCACGCCCATTTTTTGCAGCAGTTTcagaaaacgaaaaaaaacatgAAAAGGGGCCGGCCCATCGCGGAGAGAGGGTGTGCGCCCGTTTGTCGAAATAGAAGAAACGGACGCAACGGGCGTCGTTTAGGATTTGCCGAAGCACAGTGTCACGTCTAAACTTGCTACCAGGCATTTGGGCTTTCAGCCACAAGCCCACCTAGCTTCCCCAGCCGTTCTCTCTCAAGCTTCCCCGTTTTTTCTTTCGGAAAGGCTGAAGATTTTTTTTGAATGTAGACCAGAAGATGTTGGTGACCATGATTTGAGTAgcaaccccctccccctcccctcccgaGAAGAAAATGCTGAAGAGGGCCTCTAGAACGACCCATATCTGATCAGACAGAGTCGACGAACACAAATCTCACATGCTCCTCAACAAGGCTAAGGTTGGCCAATCTTTGTCGGTCGGAACTGAAGTGGAAGGACCAATACACACAACCATAGTGTCTACCCTACAGGACATCACCACGGAGACAAAACTCCAGACGAAAAACTAGAACCGAAGAAGCAGATCTAGGAACACACCTCCTCCACACGCATCCTGACGATACGAAGAAGCACCACCGGAACAGGGGCGAGGCAAGAAGACCTTATTGCACGTTGACTGTGACGCTATCATCTTGCCCCATCAATTAGCAACAAGACCAAACTTTATTCCTAACCCTACCACCACCAGACCGAAACTTTGAGATCCACACTCCACCCCGTTGCCAGAGTTCTTGGGGAAGAGGGCCCGCCCCTGGTCGCCTAGGTCATGGAAGCAGGGAAGGGGAAAACGCGTTGTGCCTAGTCTATTCAGGTCGAGCTTCCCTGTTCAATGTGTAGAATTATGTGATATAGGTTTAGAAACCTGTTGCTAAAATTTAGAGGCTTTTTCATTTGCAGGATTCTAAATActtggaaaacaaaaaaagaaaagttgTGGGATTAAAGTTTCATGCCTTCAGAAAATGGTAGAGGATTAACTATCTGAAACAGGCTTTCGCCCCATTTTTCTCTTTGAGGAACCAACAAGAGCTCTGTCTTTTCATTTAGAAGAATAAAATTGATCAGTTAATAAAGGAAACTGACCGAAAACTGATATATAAAGCAACACACCAAAATACATGGTCAAATGATACATTGTGGTCAGGAGGCCCTCTACAAAGCAGATCAAACGATACATAAGAAGCCGAACTAGCCTACAAGATTAGTTGATAGGGAAATCATATGGGATTAAACCAAGGGATATCAGTCAATAATAAAATCGCTGTGACATACAGAGCTCAAAGGACGCCTTGGGGAAAATTCTGATGGTACAATCCAACAATCAAACAAGAAAATCAAAACAATTTATTATTTACAGGACTAAAAGACTCAAGAATGAAAGAAGTATGATTAATCCAAGGGAACCACATTGGAAAAATGTATGAAGATATTTTGAACCGACGAATGAGTTTGGACTTAAAACATGTGTGGCCTTCAACCAAGTTTCCTCAACCACTTCAGTCTGTTTTTGAAGACAGCCTTCACATTACCTGATGTCCaaagctgtgtgtgtgtgtgtgtgacaagATACTACTGCTAGAAGTAGAAGCCAGTGCCTCTGCAGCTGTGAACATAGGTAGGGCTTTGTAGGCATGTGAAGGCCCACGGAAGCTAGCGGTGTGACTGGGTGAACTAACCCCTCCTGTCATTCCATGTCGCTCTAGGCCTCACCTTgatggatagatagatagattgatgATAGATGCGTGCATGCATGGCCATGGAAGAGGCGAGGGGAGCAGACGACTGGCGAAAGAACAAAAGAAAGCTTCTCTCTCGCGCTGTCCTCCAACTCCCCTTTGCATGTAATTGATGTGGATGAGATGAGACGGATAGAAAAGATAGGCAGGCGAGTACGTTGATGGATGCGTGATGGAAGTGGAAATTTCGGGGTGTGAGGGGGCAGCGACGCGACGTCGTAATATTTTGGGCGCCGGAGGGTGCCACCGCTGTTTGTTTTCTGATTGATTTGAGGCGCTGCTCTTCGTCTATCAGCTTGCCGGTTCTTGACATGTTCCGTGTAAAAGCGAAAGCGGCATCCCTATCTTCTTCTTCTCCTGCCGTGTAATGCGGTGCCTGCAAAAGCTTCCTTTGCCGGAGCGGTGACACGACCTGAATTCTAGGCAAGTTTATGTTTTTGTTTGTTGCTTCCTTTGAATACTCTTCCTGTCTGTCTTCAGCTTTATTGGTCCGTAGCCAGGTTGAATAGACGAGAAGGTCTTGATGTAATAAGATAATTCTACCGGTTAAACCAACAACATTCAGTTAAACTCGAGAAACGGTGGCGAGGGGGTTGACGAACACGATGGCGAGGGTGAGGATGATTCCCACGGGTACCTATTCAGTTCAGGATGGGAACGGGCCGGCCCTTGCCTTGGACTCATGGTCCCAAGGCCAATTTTTGAGGCCACGGGTCGACCCATTTTTAAAATGCCAGTGACCTTGCTGGCTCGATGGGTATCTCGGGTCGGCCTAAATTCAGGTTGTTATCTAGTATAATAGGTAATCAGAAAAAGAATTACTCAAAAAAAGTAATAAAAAAGGTAatcagatactccctccgtccggaaatacttgtcatcaaaatagataaaaagagatgtatttagacatattttagttctagatttttttctttttatttattttaatgacaagtatttttggacagagggagtatgttgcAGCTACGGGTGCATGCATACGAAGGCCGCACTCACACGCGCCTGCTGCTAGCGCTCTGATCCGTCCAGCCCAGCCATGTCTGCGCACACGACGTGGGCTTGCCAGCAGATCCTACATGCATGCACGTTCCACGTTCAAAGGAATTACTCTAGCTGAGGTCAACTCCACCGCACGACTCCAAAAGGATGTCCGTTTTGTtcggattttgtccgtttgggtagaGAGATGGGGTCGTGTACGGGCAGTTTCGGGGATGCGGTGGCCGtaccccaaaagcggcgcaaacttgggccggggatgggtcgaaagcggacacaaaatagacaaaagtccgtttgctcccgcgcgctgggccgcccgGTTTGTCCCTTTTACtccaaacggacggggccggacaggatgggttcgcacggtggagttggcctaactacGCCCACGGGCACTAACGAACTAACGACTCCACTAACACATGCATGCCCAAGTAACTAGCAGCTGCTAACTCACGCCTCGGTGGTGGGTCGACCCTGCTGACCCATTGGGTCAGTCGGTTCCGACTCCACTGACCCAACTATGATTTGAGGCCAATCCACACGGCTCATTGGCCTCGATTTTTAGGGCCGGGTCAGCGTCCCAGCGGGCCGACCCGACCCATTCCCATCTTGACTATTCAGGTGGCAATTTCGGCGTCCGCGCTTGTTTCTCGCAGCGATTTCACCTCCGGGGTGCCAATTCCGGCAACGGTGACTCAATTCCAACAATGATGCTGCCTACTCCTTGCAATTTCAAATATCGATGTCAATTTCAATCCACGACACACCACACATCTTGCGGTCGAGTCACTGATTTGTTCATACTTACTGTTAAGAACTATGCGAACCATTTTGGGGTCAC comes from Triticum aestivum cultivar Chinese Spring chromosome 5B, IWGSC CS RefSeq v2.1, whole genome shotgun sequence and encodes:
- the LOC123113451 gene encoding RNA-binding protein 1 — protein: MALETRKLYVGGLPPSAQQEELQEHFSRYGEVLRVRVVRDWETGQCRGFAFVEFADDEGPRAALQEKEKDNHVFGDRTVDVKRARTRPMRYQNEQSFYQYALNQSPIQSPIQSPVHNQWYTQSSSNNSYAGNGHRTCDPNKVFVGGLRGNVTKEHLQSYFEKFGRITDVVVIREGASQRSRGFGFITFDSEEAMVNVLESKFHDLNGTKVETKRAIPKGHSYYQDRLQYNPMIWNGNNPPIGFAGAYPPHMQHIVNNHYVMPMPQYMCLPEYVYMMNGGVPLTRQGSLNTGYGTQIGYGYDHVNTNRFGAQLGEAKSDNKLIEDITEQQVDLPATRQETLGMDDQATVTTL